Proteins co-encoded in one Deltaproteobacteria bacterium genomic window:
- a CDS encoding GyrI-like domain-containing protein yields the protein MKKIDYKKELKYLYKPSTKKVEIVEVPKMNFLMIDGEGDPNTSQSFQDAIDVLYPLSYAIKFMVKRGEIGIDYGVLPLKGLWWADDMSSFSIENKKNWKWTLMIMQPEFVTREMVEKATEEVRKKKNPVALPSVRFESYNEGEAAQIMHIGPFSEEGPTVEKVHSFIADNGSQKVGKHHEIYLTDIRRAAPEKWKTIIRQPML from the coding sequence ATGAAAAAAATAGATTACAAAAAAGAACTCAAGTACCTGTACAAGCCTTCCACCAAGAAGGTTGAAATTGTTGAAGTGCCAAAAATGAACTTTCTCATGATTGACGGTGAAGGAGACCCAAATACATCACAATCATTCCAGGATGCAATTGATGTCTTATATCCACTTTCCTATGCCATAAAATTTATGGTCAAAAGAGGAGAAATAGGTATTGATTATGGGGTATTGCCGTTAAAGGGTCTTTGGTGGGCTGATGATATGTCATCGTTCAGTATAGAAAATAAGAAAAACTGGAAATGGACATTGATGATTATGCAACCAGAATTTGTCACAAGAGAAATGGTAGAAAAAGCGACAGAAGAAGTAAGAAAAAAGAAAAATCCGGTTGCACTGCCCTCAGTACGATTTGAATCTTACAACGAAGGAGAGGCTGCCCAAATAATGCATATTGGACCGTTTTCAGAAGAAGGGCCGACAGTTGAGAAGGTGCATTCATTCATTGCTGATAACGGCAGCCAGAAAGTTGGTAAACATCACGAAATATATTTGACTGACATAAGGCGAGCAGCACCGGAAAAATGGAAAACAATTATCAGGCAGCCAATGTTGTAA
- a CDS encoding nitroreductase family protein, with protein MRLNDHHINQETCERCGLCVEICPDRIIGKNKSDDIYFRKDRFALCMRCGHCMAICLAKSVIVPGLSYEKDFFDLPKGDVDWKSFFTLISTRRAVRTYKKKPVPRDVLEKIAEAISLAPMGFPPHKIEITIISRRDDIEKALPFMVKFYEDLQNWISNPVSRFFMKRRLRPEVFNTLRNHVVPMMKIRLPDMKNSGEDIFTRGAPVLFLFHANRGAENHSEDLFIALTYGFLAAHALGLGATAVSLVPPAVERIPELRNLFKIPDENEVLGSFITGYLRHRFKRGIRRQLGGVTWV; from the coding sequence ATGAGATTGAACGACCATCATATCAACCAGGAAACCTGCGAACGATGTGGATTATGCGTCGAGATATGCCCCGATCGGATCATCGGGAAAAATAAATCCGATGATATTTACTTTCGAAAAGATCGGTTTGCTCTGTGTATGCGATGTGGACATTGTATGGCGATTTGTCTTGCCAAATCAGTGATTGTTCCTGGTCTATCTTATGAAAAAGACTTTTTTGATTTGCCCAAAGGTGATGTGGATTGGAAGAGTTTCTTCACCCTGATCTCTACCCGACGGGCAGTCCGTACATACAAAAAAAAGCCGGTACCGAGAGATGTTCTTGAGAAGATCGCAGAAGCCATATCTCTGGCACCTATGGGATTCCCACCCCACAAGATAGAGATTACCATCATAAGCCGAAGGGACGACATTGAAAAGGCATTACCTTTCATGGTGAAGTTTTATGAGGATTTACAGAATTGGATAAGCAATCCCGTTTCCCGCTTTTTCATGAAGCGCAGATTGAGACCGGAAGTTTTCAACACATTAAGGAATCATGTCGTACCGATGATGAAAATCAGACTGCCTGACATGAAAAATTCCGGGGAAGATATTTTTACCAGGGGTGCGCCTGTTCTTTTCTTGTTTCATGCAAATCGGGGGGCTGAGAATCATTCAGAAGATTTGTTCATTGCCCTGACGTACGGATTTTTGGCAGCCCATGCATTGGGTCTCGGTGCGACCGCCGTCAGTCTCGTGCCTCCAGCGGTCGAAAGGATCCCGGAACTAAGGAACCTGTTTAAGATCCCTGATGAAAATGAAGTGCTTGGCTCTTTTATTACCGGTTATTTGCGACATCGCTTCAAAAGGGGTATACGAAGGCAATTGGGTGGTGTGACCTGGGTTTAG
- a CDS encoding AMP-binding protein, with protein MNIGRNLERSALYFPKRPALSEGSAVITYEELDNLANRVATSLIRMGVRPGDHIGLCAQNSVDWVIFYFGVLKAGAVVIALSALLKREELSLLISHCKPRLVFTDNDKIDDLSGLRHEGILEKIIAPVSEVTLQELIDGGKGDFKALDRDRTDTAVVLYTGGTTGAPKGVELSHENINAAINTIVFNERSLETDRALCFLPFSHVFGQMHILNATILSGGSLELLPSFDMDKVLYLLGSGRVTKLFAVPTIYVRFLALEGLKEKIGAVRYCFSAAASMSAELVRQWRERTDLGIYEGYGMTEAAPTVTYNHRYRHVIGSVGTEVPGVEIQIRDIRSGEPLGDGEEGEICVRGPNIMKGYLENPESTREAFWEGRWFRTGDIGRFDEDGYLYIVDRLKDMIITGGENVYSREVEEALYTRPEIQECAVIGLPDPVWGERVAAFIIPKPGKTIEEESLKSYLKTRLSPYKVPKEYVLVEDFPRSAAGKILKRELKHEVQEKRRKALAGISEGGK; from the coding sequence ATGAACATTGGAAGGAACCTTGAACGATCCGCTCTGTATTTCCCGAAGCGGCCCGCCTTGAGCGAGGGATCCGCCGTCATTACCTATGAGGAGCTCGACAACCTGGCAAATCGGGTTGCGACATCCCTTATACGGATGGGGGTTCGGCCCGGAGATCATATCGGGCTTTGCGCACAAAATTCCGTGGATTGGGTTATCTTTTATTTTGGAGTCCTGAAGGCTGGAGCAGTCGTGATTGCTCTCTCGGCGCTATTGAAACGGGAGGAGTTGTCCCTCCTGATAAGCCATTGCAAGCCCAGGCTTGTCTTCACCGACAATGACAAAATTGATGATCTCTCGGGACTGAGGCATGAAGGAATCCTGGAGAAGATAATCGCTCCTGTAAGTGAAGTAACGCTCCAAGAACTCATCGACGGTGGGAAGGGTGATTTCAAGGCCCTGGACAGAGATCGAACGGATACAGCGGTGGTCCTGTATACGGGCGGAACCACGGGAGCTCCCAAAGGTGTGGAATTGAGCCATGAAAACATCAACGCGGCCATCAATACGATCGTTTTCAACGAGCGCTCCCTGGAGACCGACAGGGCACTGTGCTTTCTGCCCTTTAGCCATGTATTCGGTCAGATGCATATACTGAATGCTACTATTCTGAGTGGCGGGTCCCTGGAACTGCTTCCTTCATTTGACATGGACAAGGTGCTTTACCTTCTGGGTTCAGGTAGAGTGACCAAGCTTTTCGCGGTTCCCACCATCTATGTCCGCTTTTTGGCCCTTGAGGGGCTAAAGGAAAAGATCGGGGCTGTCCGGTATTGTTTCTCCGCGGCCGCCAGCATGTCGGCGGAATTGGTCCGCCAATGGAGGGAACGGACGGACCTGGGGATTTATGAAGGATACGGGATGACAGAGGCGGCGCCGACGGTCACTTATAATCACCGCTACAGACACGTCATTGGCTCTGTGGGGACCGAGGTTCCCGGCGTGGAGATCCAGATCCGTGACATCCGATCCGGAGAGCCCCTGGGGGATGGTGAAGAGGGAGAGATCTGCGTTCGGGGTCCTAATATCATGAAAGGTTACCTTGAAAATCCCGAGAGTACTCGTGAGGCATTCTGGGAGGGAAGATGGTTCCGGACGGGAGACATAGGGCGCTTTGACGAAGATGGCTATCTCTATATCGTGGACCGGCTCAAGGACATGATTATTACAGGAGGGGAAAACGTATATTCCAGGGAAGTGGAGGAAGCGCTGTATACTCGGCCGGAAATTCAAGAATGTGCTGTCATCGGCCTCCCCGACCCGGTGTGGGGTGAACGGGTTGCGGCTTTTATCATTCCAAAACCCGGCAAGACCATTGAAGAAGAAAGCCTGAAGTCCTATCTCAAAACACGTCTCTCACCATACAAGGTCCCTAAAGAATATGTCTTGGTGGAGGATTTCCCAAGAAGCGCCGCAGGGAAGATACTCAAGAGAGAACTTAAGCATGAAGTCCAGGAAAAAAGACGTAAGGCCCTTGCAGGCATCTCGGAGGGAGGAAAATGA